The genomic window CCACTCGCCCTCGACGATCGTCCCCATGGGCGTGAGCCGGTAGGGTAGGCCGCTGCCGTCGACGAGGTCCAGGACCCTCGCCACATGCTCGCTGATGCTCTCCCCCCTGCCGAGGGGGACGATGCTGAACTGCACCAGCATGACACACCTCCTGACCGATTTTCCGGGTGCCCCGTCGGCGGATGCTTGGGGCCCCCGGCAGAGTCTACCACAAAACCCCTTCCTTTCCGCCCGCCGCGGCGGGAACCGGAAATGGGGTGGCATTTCGGCGCAATCCCTGATAGAAATAAGCGCATCGTTCGGCGTGCCCGCACGCCGCGTGCCCCGCCGGCGGCCGGGGAAAACAAGGAGAAGGAGAGGACGGGACCCTATGGCATCGAAGGTCAAGCAGACGCAGCTGCGGAGGAGGGAGCAGTACGAACGGAAACTGAAAACCCGCCTGGCACTCCTGGCGGAGCGGGGCATGGAGCCTGCCCGGATCGGGAAGGACCCTCTCGTCCGCAGCCTGCGCGCCCAGATCGACGCCACCGACGCCCGGCTCAAGGCGATAGCCGCCATCGAGCGGCGGACGGCGGAGCTGGCGAAGATCAAGGCCGAGAGGGCCGAGGCGGAAAAGGCGGCCACGGCGCCGGCCCCCGCGAAGGCCGAGGAGGGCGGCAAGGAAAAGAAGGCGAAGGACGCGAAGAAGGCACCCGCGGAGGGCCAGGAGAAAAAGGAAAAGAAGGAAAAGAAGAAGAAGGAGGAAAAGCCGGAGTAATCCGGGCTTCCCATACAGCGCAATACGGTAAGACCAAAGGGCCGCCCTCCCGTCGGGGGGCGGCCCTTTCTTCTGTGGCCGCGGGCTCACCCGCGCGGGCCGCGATGGGCTTCCTGTAGAAGAGGCTTCGGCCCTTCATCGGCTCCCCCGACCCGTCCTGTTCCAGGGCGTGTTTTCATCCCCAGCACATTTTGCACGGAAGCGCCGCAGGAATCCCGGCGCCCGGCACCGCGCCGTCCCCGGGGGCACGTCGAGGCGGCATTCACGTTCGCCCCGAACGGGCGTCCCACAATTTTCTTGCCCGCTGCCACCAACGTTGTGCCGCCGGCCGCCGCCCGCGTGCCGCCTCAGAGGCGAAATCGGCCAGCAGGGAGCGAAAGGCCTCGGGGCGCTCCAGCTGGGGTGCATGGCCCACCCCCTCCCAGACGATCCACGCCGCCTGCGGCAGCTCGGCGGCCATCCGTTCCAGGGGCTCGCGCGGCACGACCCGGTCACGATCCCCCCAGAGAATCACCACCGGCAGATCCAGCGCCGGAAGCCTGTCGCGGACATTCCAGTCTTCCAGGGAGTCGATGACGTCCTGGATTGTCTCCCGCGTGACGCGCGAGGCGTCCTCGACGATCGCCGCGAACAGCGCGCCCCGGTGGTCCATCCCCGGGGTGATCCGGGTCAGCAGGTGGGACAGGATGGCCCGGTCGATACGGGTGCCGGGGGAAAAGAACGGCAGGGGGGTGTTCTCCGCGAGGCGGGGCAGCGTCAGGCCGAAGGCCGCGTGGTCCGCCTGAGGGGAGCGGGGCATGCCCTCCGGCGGCGGCGGCGACACCAGCATGAGCGATTCGACCCGTCCCGGGTGATCCAGGGCGTACTGCAGGGCCACCGCGGCGCCCAGGGAGTGGCCGACGAGCCGGAGCGCCGGCAGCGCCAGCCGCCTGAGGAACTCGTCCAGGTCCGCCGCGAACCGCCCGATGCCGGCGCCCGTCACGGCGCCGG from Syntrophaceae bacterium includes these protein-coding regions:
- a CDS encoding alpha/beta hydrolase, which encodes MPFVSLPDMTMHYERAGDGETAVVCVHGNIASWRWWLPVLENPPAGCTLYAPDMRGFGESAGAVTGAGIGRFAADLDEFLRRLALPALRLVGHSLGAAVALQYALDHPGRVESLMLVSPPPPEGMPRSPQADHAAFGLTLPRLAENTPLPFFSPGTRIDRAILSHLLTRITPGMDHRGALFAAIVEDASRVTRETIQDVIDSLEDWNVRDRLPALDLPVVILWGDRDRVVPREPLERMAAELPQAAWIVWEGVGHAPQLERPEAFRSLLADFASEAARGRRPAAQRWWQRARKLWDARSGRT